One stretch of Ooceraea biroi isolate clonal line C1 chromosome 4, Obir_v5.4, whole genome shotgun sequence DNA includes these proteins:
- the LOC105282532 gene encoding apoptotic protease-activating factor 1 isoform X3, with the protein MHTYGNMNVTVEQLKMALRELNPTEYIVLHGMKGFGKSCLAASTLKDIKLVKNLFCNKVYWIKFTCNRLIDEEILIQLNTLYHNVRNLEIQPESFKILEKDALIRFFKHYFNKEENRNALLILDDVSDKKIIETFDFDCKTLVLTADIDILRRKRPKITIQMNDGFTESETLGLFAKVLEMDVNKLPIEAKRIHEECKGMPLLIAMFAAQFEEFKHDMKIQPNRWKYYLDCLRKKDATNKVMREFFQKQETIFDMSIEQLKPDLREHYTTIAVFSEDVNITPKTLEILWGQNIFHVEELMLDLCHKSLAAKKWNKDLKTYVYGVHDLLLCHLRKKLTNDELTQLHKSVIEKYRAHCANDFSKLPDDNYIYSYIGHHLEQAELFSKFRSLYLNFDFIQAKIMYAGLNDLLLDLRKYRQHITLCNKEYEAKVFDLERFLQEQASVIGQHRRKKCLDIIQIAMKHPYDDYVAQTAKHLAMKRQQYVYLYHDNVEHVNMPLTEEISTGIYTSSFTDNPDLILSGNTSGKIILWNCESKQQKVFNGHSDDCFIKKIIVSANGDCFLSLSSNGVIKLFPLSDNEMFDQKHMQVESPRQKQSCWSGFFANFNEQDDSLMEFSVRNEIILDMVFGHRDKCIAACTDKGTIQIWDRYGESIFTLSDIEKKSLTRITFTVQGLLLNVMEESGVVFWYAYSENDYNTTYRYISCYNLQLKNEKVIFLHNVPEYDDSLVIVTEKEAMLLTWTRNMSDENQVYKFNKVVRTSVEDDSVTYVCATRTHDSAYLIVADSAGFINVWNIFNGLIPVATYRSHVTSLDTYWLKEEGYHIICGNDNKLLYRWKLPIVESDKSPRNYLFDAIAKPLDEVDIVVKESHPRNIVALYGEKVKEFEYRENNILSLHLSPDGREIVYVTENHAIMLLNIETDETKLVSQVDKPVKFVKIINIDNTNLVVFGWLDDYFNVWQHSNPMCKIESKGCIAHIHALSNYHVMTITQNGIMTLWRTIMPWRLMSQETGASLPNTHISFTCLSHHNKYLAIIKEPNHLIVYTLYEDAEVMPSMKLRHYYNHGFSHRVTCCDISQNEQYIAVGLQTGLICIIDIKSKTEITKLSFHNNSIAQLSWAPVTIDVPILFSLTNDEMVWWNIALVKNNAKRRSRMGISHSTSTPSLSTSMPSNFRIHIPNSQSVDTGVANLQDGEKSTADVTNVVSDVSRYWRGKIGKNPEIPELLTVVELPPSRNVKVCISPDFDKYVTVDTYGSIYTFKLID; encoded by the exons ATGCATACATATGGAAACATGAATGTAACT GTGGAACAGCTGAAAATGGCTTTACGAGAATTAAATCCTACGGAATACATCGTCTTGCATGGGATGAAAGGATTTGGAAAATCATGCTTAGCTGCGAGCACCCTCAAGGACATCAAATTAGTGAAAAATCTATTCTGC AACAAAGTCTATTGGATTAAATTTACTTGCAATCGTCTAATTGACGAGGAGATATTGATTCAGTTAAACACACTTTATCATAATGTGAGGAACTTGGAGATCCAACCAGAGTCATTTAAAATACTGGAAAAGGATGCTTTGATCCGGTTTTTCAAACATTACTTCAATAAGGAAGAAAATCGCAATGCTCTATTGATTTTAGATGATGTTTCTGACAAAAAGATTATTGAGACTTTTGATTTTGATTGCAAGACTCTAGTTCTTACTGctgatatcgatattttacgTCGAAAGAGACCTAAGATAACAATACAG atgAACGATGGATTTACAGAATCAGAGACACTAGGTTTATTTGCCAAAGTGTTGGAAATGGACGTGAACAAGTTACCTATAGAAGCAAAGAGAATTCACGAAGAATGTAAGGGCATGCCATTACTTATAGCGATGTTTGCTGCTCAATTTGAAGAATTTAAACACGACATGAAAATACAACCCAATAGATGGAAGTATTATCTGGATTGCTTGAGGAAAAAGGATGCGACAAACAA AGTAATGAGAGAGTTCTTCCAAAAACAAGAAACTATTTTTGATATGTCTATTGAACAACTAAAACCAGATTTGAGAGAACATTACACAACTATAGCTGTTTTTAGTGAAGATGTTAACATAACTCCAAAG ACTCTGGAAATCCTCTGGggacaaaatatatttcatgtcGAAGAGTTGATGCTGGATTTGTGCCATAAATCACTCGCAGCAAAGAAATGGAACAAAGACTTAAAGACTTATGTTTACGGTGTACATGATTTATTGCTATGCCATTTGCGGAAAAAGCTAACGAACGATGAACTGACGCAGTTGCACAAGTCTGTCATtgaaaaatatcgcgcgcacTGCGCCAACGATTTCTCAAAGTTACCGGatgataattacatttattcataCATTGGTCATCACTTGGAGCAAGCCGAATTATTCTCCAAATTTCGGTCACTTTACTTAAACTTTGACTTCATTCAAGCTAAAATAATGTATGCTGGTTTAAATGATTTATTGCTGGATCTAAGAAAATACAGACAACACATTACGTTGTGCAACAAAGAATACGAAGCAAAAGTGTTCGATCTGGAAAGGTTCCTTCAAGAGCAAGCAAGCGTGATCGGACAACACAGACGTAAAAAATGCTTAGACATAATACAAATAGCTATGAAACATCCGTATGACGATTACGTCGCGCAGACTGCCAAGCACCTGGCTATGAAGAGACAACAATATGTGTACTTGTACCATGACAACGTCGAGCACGTCAATATGCCATTAACCGAGGAAATATCGACTGGTATCTACACGTCGTCTTTTACGGACAATCCTGATTTAATTTTGAGCGGAAATACATCGGGCAAAATAATCCTGTGGAATTGCGAAAGTAAGCAGCAGAAGGTCTTCAATGGCCACAGCGACGATTGctttatcaaaaagattatCGTGTCCGCGAATGGTGATTGTTTCTTGTCACTGAGCAGCAACGGTGTAATAAAGCTGTTCCCTCTGTCCGATAATGAAATGTTTGATCAAAAACACATGCAAGTGGAAAGTCCACGGCAGAAACAGAGCTGCTGGTCTGGCTTTTTTGCAAACTTTAACGAACAAGATGACAGCTTGATGGAGTTTTCGGTGAggaatgaaattatattggaTATGGTCTTCGGACACAGGGATAAATGTATCGCCGCTTGTACCGACAAAGGAACGATTCAG ATATGGGACCGATATGGAGAAAGTATCTTTACCCTGAGCGatatcgaaaa GAAATCCTTAACGAGAATAACATTTACGGTACAAGGCTTGCTGCTGAACGTAATGGAGGAATCGGGTGTTGTTTTCTGGTACGCGTACAGCGAAAACGACTATAATACTACTTACCGATATATCTCCTGCTACAATCTGCAATTAAAGAACGAAAAGGTAATCTTCCTTCATAACGTACCCGAGTATGATGACTCGTTGGTAATTGTCACCGAGAAAGAAGCTATGTTATTGACATGGACGCGAAACATGTCTGACGAGAATCAAGTGTACAAGTTCAACAAAGTAGTAAGGACTTCCGTTGAGGATGATTCGGTAACTTACGTCTGCGCGACCAGGACTCACGATAGTGCGTACCTAATCGTGGCTGATTCCGCCGGTTTCATAAACGTGTGGAACATTTTCAATGGATTGATACCGGTCGCGACTTACAGAAGTCACGTCACGTCCTTGGATACTTACTGGTTAAAGGAAGAAGGCTATCACATC ATATGTGGAAACGACAATAAATTACTGTACAGGTGGAAACTCCCAATAGTAGAATCGGATAAATCGCCAAG GAATTACTTGTTTGATGCTATTGCTAAACCTCTTGACGAAGTGGACATTGTGGTCAAAGAGAGCCATCCAAGAAATATTGTAGCTCTGTATGGGGAGAAAGTAAAAGAATTTGAATATCGAGAAAACAACATTTTAAGCTTACATCTTTCTCCTGATGGAAGGGAAATAGTGTACGTTACGGAAAATCATGCCATAATGTTGCTTAACATAGAAACCGATGAAACCAAGCTTGTCTCGCAAGTGGATAAGCCAGTTAAATTTgtgaagattataaatatcgacAATACAAATTTAGTAGTGTTTGGATGGCTGGACGATTACTTCAAC GTGTGGCAACATTCTAACCCGATGTGCAAAATCGAAAGTAAAGGATGTATCGCTCATATTCATGCATTGAGCAACTATCATGTAATGACAATAACGCAGAATGGTATAATGACGCTTTGGCGTACTATCATGCCCTGGCGATTAATGAGCCAAGAAACCGGCGCTAGCTTACCAAACACGCATATTTCGTTTACCTGTTTAAGTCACCATAACAAATATTTAGCAATTATAAAAGAACCGAATCACTTAATCGTGTACACTCTCTACGAGGATGCAGAGGTGATGCCGAGTATGAAACTACGACATTATTACAACCACGGTTTCTCACATAGAGTTACTTGTTGCGATATCTCGCAAAATGAGCAATACATCGCCGTCGGTCTTCAGACAGGATTAATTTGT ATTATCGATATCAAAAGTAAGACAGAAATTACTAAACTGTCTTTCCATAATAATTCCATCGCCCAATTGTCCTGGGCGCCTGTTACCATAGATGTTCCGATCTTGTTCTCCCTGACGAACGACGAAATGGTTTGGTGGAACATTGCTTTAGTGAAGAACAACGCGAAGAGGAGGAGCCGAATGGGCATCAGTCACAGTACAAGCACTCCTTCACTCAGCACGAGTATGCCATCGAATTTCCGAATACACATACCCAACAGCCAAAGCGTGGACACGGGTGTGGCCAATTTACAAGACGGTGAGAAATCAACTGCGGACGTTACAAATGTTGTTAGTGACGTAAGTAGATATTGGAGGGGCAAGATAGGCAAGAATCCCGAGATACCGGAGTTATTGACCGTTGTCGAATTGCCGCCGAGTCGAAACGTGAAGGTGTGCATTTCGCCAGATTTTGATAAATACGTCACGGTTGATACTTATGGgtctatttatacatttaagcTGATTGATTAG